The window TGCTGAACGGGAAGACTTTTCCGTTTACGTCTCCGCTTTGGTTCTCAAAGAGGCCAGTGCCGGAGATACTACAGCAGCTTCGGCCCGATTGCAATGGCTGCGGGGCATTCCTCTGGTTGATATTACACCGGAAGCTGAAGAGTTATCTGAACTTCTGATTCGGCAGGCGGCACTTCTGGAAAAGGCGGCGGCAGACGCATTGCATATAGCCATAGCTTCCTACCATCGTCTTGATTTTCTGCTCACTTGGAACTGCAAGCATATTGCGAATGCGGTCAAACGTCCGCTCATTGAGCATGTCTGCCGCGAATACGGTTTCGAGCCGCCCATCCTTTGCACCCCTGAAGAATTGACAGGAGGAAGAAATCATGTGGAATGATCCTATTGTTGAAGAAACACGCCGTCTGCGTGATGAATTCGCGAAAAAGCATAACTACAGCATCCGGGCAATGGTTGCAGAGTTGAAGCAATGGGAACAGGAGGGATTTCCGTTGCCTCGGCGGACAGATCAGGAGAACCCTTCGGCACAATGCTCCGACTCCGATTGCACGGCAGCCGCACAGCGGAGCCGGGCAGCAGAGCAACGACCGTCGCGGTGACGGCCACCTGCAGGGAGAGTTTTATGGCTTGGATGTCGTCTGGGGAGAGGTTGAGCATGTGGCTTGTTTCGTAAAGTTACTTAAGGGTGTTGTATGTACCGTTCTTGAACGGTTTCGGTTGGCGTGCGAGAGTTGTAAACTCTCTGGTGGACGGAATGAAAGTCGCTGTAGATTTTTTTTTATTTTTCATCCACCCTTTACTCTTGAAAGAGGTTCTGTAGGATCCTCAATAGATGAAATGAAGCGATACCTTTTTTTGCCATTAGTTCTATCGAAGTCAAAACATCCTATGTACTGCCGAGAGGTTCTTCTGGTATTTTCTATTTTTTTCACTATTAACTCATGAACATCAATTAGTAAGCCGTAGTTGCCAAAATCTTGAACAATAATATTATTCTTGTCATCTTTGTAAATAGCTACCCACGCATATCCGCCGGAGTCTGGAAATAATTCTTCTTTTGCTATAAGAGTCTCTTGTGAGGAAATTTCTATAAACTTCCTATATTCGGCCAAATATGGATGATTGTGAATCAATCCAATTTTAATTTTTATATTATCAAACTGATATTCGCTCACAAGAGTATAGTTAGCAGAACTGTTATGACCGCAAGAGATCATAAACATAGCTAGTATACAGATTATGCTGATGTATTTTTTTGTAAATATCAGAGCCTCAGATAGGTGGGGAGCTTTCATTCTATTATTAAAAATAAACTTTGTGGTTGATATGCCTGATAGAGCGCAACACATCTATTAGATAGATGACCTTATTCATAATGAACTTTTTTGACCTGTCCTGTCACCGGGTTATATAGGTATTCTGCGGTGATCTCCCCTACGGTTCCTTCCCCGAAATCGTATGTCTCATCCGCCTTCCAGCCAAGAGGGTGCGTCATTGCTTTAGGAGCCTTAAGGTCTGCGATGACCTTGCGTGCATTCAGATCAATGATGAGCACGGAATATATGGGCTCCAGAGTATAACTTGTGGGGTTCTCAAGGTCATTCTCCTGCTCGTAATAATCGATGATCTTATTGGCTGCCACATATCGTCCAGACGGAGACAGTTCCAGCTTATCAATTTTGTTATCAGTGTTTGTGAGCTGGATCTCTTGTGCGGTTTCAGTCGTCATCCAGACGTCGCCTGCCCGCAAAAAGGGAAGCAGGCCCTCTGTTTTGGCACCGGAGACCGCCTTTTTGAGGGTAGAGAGGCTTCGGGCACCCACAGCTAATTGCCCCAGTCGGGTGTAAGAGATAAGACCAAGCTTTGGTTTGCCGACAAATCCCCTTTGCCATGTTCCCACATAAACCTGTATGCTTAGGGCTCTCTCATGGGATGGTGATTCTATAATCCCTTCAAGGCATTTTGGGAAATCGCGCCCTCTATCTGCTTCTGAACCTGTTTGCTCTCCGCAATCATTAAACTCCCATGCAACTCGTTCTGATGCCTTTGCAAGCCCATTCAGCCAATCATGCAATGATGTGGAAGGTAGCGTTGCATCAAGCTCGGTCACGTCAATGTGTTTGGAGTACTCCTCAGGAGAATGCTCCATGTTTTGCTCAGCTGAAACGCAAGGTGGCAGACACAGGAAAAATGACAGGAGAACAATAAACTGGTTCTTCATTTGTCACGCCTACGAAAGAAGAGTGATGCTATACCCCAAAGTAAAAGCACAAAGAAGCAGGTCGTGAGTGTACTTTTCGCAATAGTCATCGTGCTTGCGAGGACAACACTTGTCTTTGATAGACTCGGATAGGCCCAAAGAATGGAGAGGACACAGAGATTCTCAAGATAATCAAAAAGACCTGCGAACGCGGGAACAAGGCAAAGGTAAAACACCTTGGAGCTGGCTTCCCTGGACTTGAGGAAGAGCCACGTTAAAAGCAAGGTGCAGGATATCGCAAAGAGCCCAGGATAGAGAAAATCGAGCGGCAGTTGCCGGTACATATAACTCTGTCGTCCCTCCTCCCCTAGGGTCAGCAACAACTTGTTTGCATACTCGAACGAATAACCAAGGGGGGAAAGATCAAATATTTTCATTCCCTGCGCATGGACCTCTACCTGAGGAATGGTATACAGCATCATCACGAAGTAAACAGTCATTGCCGGGATGAAGAAGGTAAGGACAGCTTTACCGGTCAAACGGCGCTGGATGTATGACAAGAGTCTGTTCATTCGGGAAAGGTTGAGGCGGGGCAAATTAATCAGAGCCGCTGCATGGAGAATGCGTCATCAGGTACTGTTCCAACGCCTCAGTAACAACCTTGTTCAGATTCGAGCCGCATTCTAGCGCATATATTGCCGCCCTGCGATGGAGGTCGCAGCCTGTCCGTACATTGAAACTTCCCTTGAAAGGGCGTTCCGGCTCCAGACCTTCTTCTGTGCAGAGGGTCAGGTAATCATCAACTGCTTCCTCAAAAGCCTGTCGCAGTCCGGCAACATCCGTGCCCTCATAGTTGATTAGGCTTTTTATATATTCCAATTTTCCATAAAAGACCTGATCATCATCACTGTAATGTACAGATCCCAAATACCCTTTATAACGTATCATGTCTTTCATAACAGCCCTTCCTTACGCAAAATTTCTATTACCTGATCCGTCGCATATCTTTTGACGACATTTTGAGGATACGGTTTATGCAGCGTGATTACTGAACCGGATTCATGGACAAAGCGTCTCCGTGAGCCTCCTGTCTTTCCTTTCTTCGCTTCCCGGTATCCCAGGTATTGCAACAGAGAGGTGAGTTCATCCCAAGTAGTATCTCTCTTACGATCCAGTAGTTTTGCCGCCAATTTGTCTTTTCGACTCAACCTTTCCTCCTGTTTACTCAATATAATAGTATAGGGATCTTTACTGTTGTGCAACTATAATTAGTTGCATTTATTGTCGAGGAAACCGCTTTTTAGAGCTGTTGTATGTCAAATTGCGTAGGTCTGATAGAGTGCAACGAAATCAGACGAGCTGATTACCCCAGAAATTTACGAATCAACGCGGCCCGCACCAACATGTCTGTCGTATGCGATGAATCTCCTCGCTGGAGATCACTACGAATCCGCCGGACAATGGCAAGATGCTCTTCGTTCGTGGTCCATTGCAGGCCTGAGTTTTCCAACGCATTCCGCAGAGAATCGGTGATAAAGGGGCTTTCCATATCAGCGAACTGCGAGGCATCCTGGAGTTTGTCGTCAAAGGAAGGGTAGATCTCCAGCATAAAGGCAAGATCGTCCTTGCTCAGTTCCTCAAAGGCAATGAGTTCCGGTGGAAAACCCAGCGAATACAAGGCACAGGTGAAGGAGATTGCACGGGGTAGGGTTACCTCGCCGATCTCCCGTGCATAGCCGAACAGACCGACATGGAGCTTGCGGGCTCGGCGACCCGGAATGTACTTGGCCATCCGGTTGATATGGGGCGCCAGTTCAATAAGGCGGTGCCGATAGGCCTTGCTATAGCGCGCAATAATGGACTCGGCTCGCTCAATATCGATGGGAGCCGCTCGGCCAATGGTGCGTTTTCTAAGATGCCTGCATGCGGCCCGGACTTCATCCACGGGATAGTCGAATTTAAAGGCCGACTGGATGGAAAAGGTGGGAACGCTGGGATACTCTCGACCAACCCGCTCTGCGGTTCGCGGGGAAAGGCCGCCCCGGAACGGAGCCGAGCCCATGCCGAGGATGGGATGGATGCGGACTCCGCTATGCTGGGAAAGATCATCCAGGCGCTCAAGGGCGATTTTATTGGCAAGGGCAGCCGGAACCAGGCCGTAGTTCATGGCTGTGTCAGAACGGGCGAGAAAGACCCGCTGGTCCTCCACATCCTTGTCAGCCAGATAGTCAGCAACGATGTCTGCGCAGTTGAGCATGGACTCCACGTCCTCGAACAGCGGGATGACCTGGATCCGGGAAGGGGCAAAGTCACCGATCCATTCAGCAATGGTGATATCCCCACAGCTGAAGCGTTCCTGCTGGCGTCCGATGATATGATCTGCGTAATAGCGGTAGATGCGATCGATGCAGCAGGCTGAGGTCGCCATAGGCAGGATCACCTCAAAGATCGGAGGCGCGTCCCGCTCATAGAAAAGCTGGGCAGCATCGTAGGAGCGAGGGATGCTTTCCAGGGTCTCCAGGAGGATTTTGCCCTCAGCCTTTTCCACGGTCGGGTTGGGTACCCGAAGGGTGATGCGTAGATCTTCGCCAAGGACATTTTCGCGGAAATACTCAGGGTAATAGGAGAGGAGTTTCTTGACTACGTAGGTGTCGATTTCTTTGCCTTCCACATCCCACATCTGTTCATCACAACCAAGATGGGAAAAGGCGTAGTAGGCCTCGCGGATTTCGTCTTCACCGACCAGCGCTGATCCCGAAGCAAAGAAGGGGATAGAGGCATTATCGGGATGCTGGGTGCTCATGCAGCGGGGAATGTTTATCATGATAGCTCCTCAGTAAGGATGGTAGAATATTCTCTGGGCAGAGTCGGCTTCAGATTATGAGCAGGATAACATACTCTGGAGAGATGCAGGCCGAGTCAGGGATCACTCATCCGGCCCGGCATCATAATCCTCAATGCGCTGCTGAAGTTTTTCCGCAGCAACCTCATTCCAGTGCCGAATGTTGCTCAGGACCATGTCGTCAGGCAAGGTCCTTTTCCATGAATTGACTGTCCCTAGCAGACTGTTGTCCGCGCCAAGCAGGGTAAGTGCCTTATGTAATTCTCTGATAATTGTTCTTTCCATAATGCGCGGTGCATCCCTCCAAAAAAATGCTCCAACTCGTAGCCAACTCATCGCCGAGCTGGTTAATCTTCCACCTCAAAACCAAACTGTTGTAATACTTTTTTCGCATCAGGTGTGCCCATGTATTCATATAATGCCTTTGCTGCTGCGTTTTTTGCGCCGGACTCGGTCAGGCCGACAGGGTAAGCCACTCGGTCATGATAATCGTCCGGCACTGTAAAGAGAATTTCTGCATTCCGGGCCATGAGGGCATCGGTTTGGTAGACAAAGGCTCCGTCCACCTCGCCCCGGTCTGCATAGAGCAGGGCCTGGCGTACATCTTTGGCCAGAACCAGCTTGTTTGCCTGTTTAAGTGCTGTATATATTTTGGCATGCTCCAGGGTCTGCTTGCTGTATTGGCCCGCTGGAACACTCTTCGGGCTGCCGATGGCAATGCGCTCAAGCTCGGTAAGTTTCTCTAAGGTGAGAGGGGATGAACGTTTTTCTCCGAGAAAGACCAGCTTATTATAGGCAAGGATGCGGTTGTTCTTCGGGGCGATAAGTTGCTTTTCCACCAGGTAGTTCACCCATTTGGGATTGGCGGAAATATAGATATCACCGGGAGCACCTTGGTCAATCTGTTTGGCCAGTCCTCCTGAGGAACCAAAATTGGTTTGGATTTTTACCTGAGGATGGCTGACGTGAAAGTCGGTAATGATTTCTTTGATGGCATCGGTCATGCTGGCAGCAGCAGAAAGATAAACGGTCTCTGCCGAAGCAGCAACTGGAAAGAGGTGGAAGAGGAACAGAATAATCAGGGTTTTTATCTTCATGGGATTTTCCTTTTTTAATGGAAGAAAGTTGTTTTATAAGCATTCTCGGGTTCAGGACACAGCAAGAAGCACGTCCGAGGCTTTAATGATCGCTGAAACAGGTGTGCCAAGGGTTAATCCCAGGCGTTCGACACTGGCCGAGGTAATAATGGAGGTAACTGTACTACCACCAGTGAGTTCTATGGTGATTTCATCATTCACTGCACCAGGAAGGATATTGCTGATTATGCCGGTGAGGATGTTCCGGGCAGAGATTTTTTGCGGATCAATATCCAGACCCAAGGTGACACTGGGGGCCTTGACGATGGTCATTACCTCCAGGCCTTTTTTGAGGCCTAATCTGGTGACCGAGGCGTCGGTGATCATCGAGGTGATACGGTCTTGTCCTTTAAGCTGGATATGGACCACGCTATTTACAGCACCGTGTTGGATTTCGACAACCTGACCAATCCACACGTTGCGGGCGCTGAGTTTCATTTCGATTCTCCGGAGTGTTTGGATGGTGGCCAAGGCCTCCTGGGGATCCTCAGCTGCAAATTGTTTAAACTGGGTGAACTTACGCTGGAGGAGCTTGATTCGATTCAGCAAGAGCTGTCCCTCTTCGGTGAGTGCAGATCCGCCTCCGCCGCTGCCTCCCACTCGTTTGTTGAGCAGAGGGTAGGGGAGGAGGTTATTGAGCTGGCAGATCTTCTGCCAGGCTGTTCGATATTGAATTCCTACGGTCTGGGCAGCTTTATTAATGGAGCCGGTCCGTTCCAGGGCCTGGAGCAGGGCGATAGTCGGCTTCTCTTCAGCCCAACCCATGATTTCATAGAGGATATCCTCAGGTCTGTTTTCTTGGCTGACGTGTTTTGACATACTGGATGACTATCTCCTCCTTTTGCCTGCCTTTGACATTGCTTTTCTCGTCTGGAATGGTACTGTTTTTATATTGTGCGCAACACAGTTGTTATAGATACTTACCAGGAAATCTACTTAGGAGTTTCATATGGATACACAACACATCGCCTACCTCGGCCTCGGTATGATGGGGCAAGAAATGGTTCTCAATCTTGCAGAAGATGGAGTGCAGGTCCTTGTCTGGAACAGGACCCAGAAAAAAGCCGACGCCCTTGTCGGTACAAATATCCATGCTGTCACCTCGCCCCAGGATGCTGTATGTCGAGGTGGTATTGCCATTTCCTGTCTTTCCAATGATGAGGCTGTCGAAGCAGTGTGTAGCGACGACTTCCTTCACGCCTTAGGCAAGGGCGGTGTGCATATTTCCATGTCCACGATTTCACCCAATACAGCAGATAAATTAAAAATTCGCCATGCAGCCCACGGTGCCAGCTATGTTGCCGCTCCTGTGCTGGGGCGCCCGGATTTTGTTAAATCCCGTATGCAGCGTTTCCTCCTTTCCGGTCCTGCTGCGGTCTGCGCTCGTGCTCTGCCGATCCTGGAGTCCTTGGGCTCCTGGGTTTTTCACCTTGGTGAGGATGTTCGTTCTGCCCATGCAGCCAAGCTCGCCTTTAATTACACCATCGGAACTTCTATCACCTTGATGAGCGAGGCCTTTGCCCTGGCAGAAAAAAACGGGGTTGATCGTCAGGTTATGCATAATCTCATGGTTGAAACGGTGTATAATTGTCCGCTGTTTCAGGGCTATGGAAAGCAGATTGTTGATGATAATGTAGATGATCCGCTGTTTAAGCTTTCCCTTGGTTACAAGGATATGTCCCTTGTTGCTGATTTAGCTCGTGAATCCCTTGTTCCCATGCCTGTAGGTCTTGCGGTTTATGAAACTTATCAGCGGGCAATGGCTGCTGGTATGCAGGACCTTGATTGGTGCGGCGTGAGTCGGGTTGTCAGTCAGGCTGCGGGAGAGAAAAAGTAACTTTTCCGTGCCTGGTATTAGCGGAGCGAAATGGTTACGCCCAGATCCGCAGGCTTGGCATGAAAGACTGAGCTGAGTACAATGCCGTCCACTTCGGTGCGGGCGTAGTCCTGAACGTTTTGTGGCCCAACCCCGCCTGCGCTTAAAATGATCAGGTTCGGAAAGCTGGCTTTGAGTTCAGAACACCAGATGCTGAGATCCTGGGGAGAAACCTTGTCGAATTGCACTGCATCAGCGCCAGCCTCAGCAGCCTGTACGGCCTGGTTCCGATCATCGCATTCCACGGTGATCTTTTGTTCACAGGCAGTTGCCTTCATATTTGCAAGCAAAGTTGGTAAGGCATCTCGGCCGCCAAGGAGGTTGAGATGATTTTCAAAGATCAGGATCGTTTCGGATAAACCCAGTCGGTGCGGAATCGCTCCGCCAGCCAGGGTTGCCTTGATCAGCGGTTTTCTCAGCCCCGGTTGATGTTTGCGGGTCACCAGCAGAGGGATATTGCTGCACTCTTCTACCTTTTTGACCATTTCTGCGGTGTGGCTAGCTACCCCACACATGTATTCCAGCAGATTCATAGCCACCTTCCAGCCTCGATGCAGAGTAGCAGCAGGTCCTTCTGCCCTGAGCAGGATGGTTTGGGCAGGGACATCTTCGCCCGAAGGGCAAATATCATGCACGCTACAGCCGAGAATTTCAAAGATGCGTCCAGCCTCTTCTGTTAGGGCGACTCTGGTTGGATGCCGGGTTGCGACCTGGAGGATACCGGGCTGGTTATTCAGTCCCAGCAGATGGCTGGTCAGATCAACTAAGGGCGCATCTTCATTGATCCACTGTTCAATTTCTTCGCTTGTAAAAAAGATCATTTTTTTGTCTGGTCATTTTTTGTAGGTAAGGGAGTGGCGAGATAATCCGTTGTGAGATTATGACATAACGAATGGTAAATAAAAAGCTGTGTTTCTCTCGTTATGAAGAAAAGGCATAGCGAGTAGTGTAAAAAAGTTTTCCGTAAAGGAAAACTTCAAGTACCGATTTTAAGTACCGCAAGGGCAACGCATGTATTGCCCTTGCGGTCAGCTCGGTAGCCCTATTTCTACCGAGCGTCAGTGTGTTCTATCAGCCGCATCCGGTACCGGTGCCCAGACAAGCGCCTTTGGAAGAGCATTTTCGCATCCGTCCCTGGAGGGAAGACAGGCCTTTGCCGGTGTAGATGGCTTCCAGTCCTTTTTCAATAAAACCAGACATGGTGATCGGTTTCAGGCCACGTTTGCTCAGAGCTTCTTTGGGGCCATCGCCCAGGTCACTGACCAGGATGGCCTGGCAGTCACTCAGGATTCTGCTGATGTTCAGCCAACGCTGGG is drawn from Candidatus Electrothrix aestuarii and contains these coding sequences:
- a CDS encoding type II toxin-antitoxin system VapC family toxin, with protein sequence MSKTVYIETSIISYLASWPSRDLIAAGHQQLTHDWWSAEREDFSVYVSALVLKEASAGDTTAASARLQWLRGIPLVDITPEAEELSELLIRQAALLEKAAADALHIAIASYHRLDFLLTWNCKHIANAVKRPLIEHVCREYGFEPPILCTPEELTGGRNHVE
- a CDS encoding type II toxin-antitoxin system HicB family antitoxin, with the translated sequence MKDMIRYKGYLGSVHYSDDDQVFYGKLEYIKSLINYEGTDVAGLRQAFEEAVDDYLTLCTEEGLEPERPFKGSFNVRTGCDLHRRAAIYALECGSNLNKVVTEALEQYLMTHSPCSGSD
- a CDS encoding type II toxin-antitoxin system HicA family toxin gives rise to the protein MSRKDKLAAKLLDRKRDTTWDELTSLLQYLGYREAKKGKTGGSRRRFVHESGSVITLHKPYPQNVVKRYATDQVIEILRKEGLL
- the ppcA gene encoding phosphoenolpyruvate carboxylase, encoding MINIPRCMSTQHPDNASIPFFASGSALVGEDEIREAYYAFSHLGCDEQMWDVEGKEIDTYVVKKLLSYYPEYFRENVLGEDLRITLRVPNPTVEKAEGKILLETLESIPRSYDAAQLFYERDAPPIFEVILPMATSACCIDRIYRYYADHIIGRQQERFSCGDITIAEWIGDFAPSRIQVIPLFEDVESMLNCADIVADYLADKDVEDQRVFLARSDTAMNYGLVPAALANKIALERLDDLSQHSGVRIHPILGMGSAPFRGGLSPRTAERVGREYPSVPTFSIQSAFKFDYPVDEVRAACRHLRKRTIGRAAPIDIERAESIIARYSKAYRHRLIELAPHINRMAKYIPGRRARKLHVGLFGYAREIGEVTLPRAISFTCALYSLGFPPELIAFEELSKDDLAFMLEIYPSFDDKLQDASQFADMESPFITDSLRNALENSGLQWTTNEEHLAIVRRIRSDLQRGDSSHTTDMLVRAALIRKFLG
- the modA gene encoding molybdate ABC transporter substrate-binding protein, translated to MKIKTLIILFLFHLFPVAASAETVYLSAAASMTDAIKEIITDFHVSHPQVKIQTNFGSSGGLAKQIDQGAPGDIYISANPKWVNYLVEKQLIAPKNNRILAYNKLVFLGEKRSSPLTLEKLTELERIAIGSPKSVPAGQYSKQTLEHAKIYTALKQANKLVLAKDVRQALLYADRGEVDGAFVYQTDALMARNAEILFTVPDDYHDRVAYPVGLTESGAKNAAAKALYEYMGTPDAKKVLQQFGFEVED
- a CDS encoding TOBE domain-containing protein, whose amino-acid sequence is MSKHVSQENRPEDILYEIMGWAEEKPTIALLQALERTGSINKAAQTVGIQYRTAWQKICQLNNLLPYPLLNKRVGGSGGGGSALTEEGQLLLNRIKLLQRKFTQFKQFAAEDPQEALATIQTLRRIEMKLSARNVWIGQVVEIQHGAVNSVVHIQLKGQDRITSMITDASVTRLGLKKGLEVMTIVKAPSVTLGLDIDPQKISARNILTGIISNILPGAVNDEITIELTGGSTVTSIITSASVERLGLTLGTPVSAIIKASDVLLAVS
- a CDS encoding NAD(P)-dependent oxidoreductase, yielding MDTQHIAYLGLGMMGQEMVLNLAEDGVQVLVWNRTQKKADALVGTNIHAVTSPQDAVCRGGIAISCLSNDEAVEAVCSDDFLHALGKGGVHISMSTISPNTADKLKIRHAAHGASYVAAPVLGRPDFVKSRMQRFLLSGPAAVCARALPILESLGSWVFHLGEDVRSAHAAKLAFNYTIGTSITLMSEAFALAEKNGVDRQVMHNLMVETVYNCPLFQGYGKQIVDDNVDDPLFKLSLGYKDMSLVADLARESLVPMPVGLAVYETYQRAMAAGMQDLDWCGVSRVVSQAAGEKK
- the modD gene encoding ModD protein, whose product is MIFFTSEEIEQWINEDAPLVDLTSHLLGLNNQPGILQVATRHPTRVALTEEAGRIFEILGCSVHDICPSGEDVPAQTILLRAEGPAATLHRGWKVAMNLLEYMCGVASHTAEMVKKVEECSNIPLLVTRKHQPGLRKPLIKATLAGGAIPHRLGLSETILIFENHLNLLGGRDALPTLLANMKATACEQKITVECDDRNQAVQAAEAGADAVQFDKVSPQDLSIWCSELKASFPNLIILSAGGVGPQNVQDYARTEVDGIVLSSVFHAKPADLGVTISLR